Genomic segment of Borreliella spielmanii:
TCACTTGCCTATCAAATCGTCCAGGCCTAAGCAAAGCAGAGTCAAGAACATCAGGACGATTTGTAGCGGCCATAACAATTACATTAGTATGCGTTCCAAATCCATCCATTTCAACCAATAGCTGATTAAGAGTTTGCTCTCTTTCATCATGACCACCGCCAAGTCCTGCACCACGACTTCTACCAACAGCATCAAGCTCATCAATAAAAATGATGCATGGAGAATTTTTCCTAGCATTATCAAATAAATCTCTAACACGACTTGCTCCAACTCCAACAAACATTTCAACAAAATCAGAACCTGACATGTGAAAAAAACTAACCCCAGCCTCACCAGCAACAGCTTTGGCAAGTAAAGTCTTACCGGTACCCGGAGAGCCAACCAAAAGTACTCCTTTTGGAATTTTAGCACCTATTTTTTCAAATTTTTTTGGATTTTTAAGAAATTCAACAACTTCACGAAGCTCTTGCTTAACCTCTTCTTGACCAGCCACATCTTTAAAGGTAATTTTATTTTTTCCAGCTTCATACTTTTGAGCATTACTTTTCCCAAATGTAAAAACTTTTCCACCACCACCTTGAGTTTGACGAAATATAAAGAAAAAGAAAATAAAAAATAAAATCCACGGCAAAGTTTGCAATAAAACTCCAATCAAAGAAGCTTGGCTTTTACCAGAGCTAAGCTCAACTTTTTTACTCTTTAGTTCTGAAAGTAGATTTATATCAAGATAGGGAATACTGGTAGAAAAATAAGATTTTACAAAGTTAGAACCCTTGACAACAAATTGAATCAGATTTTTATCAATTATTACTACAGACTCAACTAGACCATTGTCCAAATAACTCTGAAAAGTGCTATAAGGAACATTTTTATAGCTTTCCCCTCCCCTTACAAAATATGACATAAATATTGCTGAAATTAAAAAAATAACAACAAGCCCTAAAATCCAATTTTTATTTTTCTTTTTGTTATTAGATTTTCCATTATTATTCATATTACTATTGCCATTCATTCCTTTAAAAGCCCTCCAATCAAAGATATACTAATTTTTTTAAGAATGCTTTTTTCACTCCATACTAAGTTTAAAGTATTTAAATCAATAACTCCGATTAACCTGTTATCTAGTGCTAACAATATTAAATAAATCGGATTACACCTTATAAACTTAGAAAAAAACTTTTTTGCTTTCAACTTATCCTTAAAAAATTTATGTCTAAACTCATAAGAACAACATTTTAACCTTGATACAGAAGCTGTATCGCACTCTAAACATTTTAGCAAAATCTTACCTAAAGATAAACTATGCCATTTACCAACTTCTAAAATAAAATCAAAAGGTTTGTAAAATTTTTCATCCCTTTTAAAAATTAAATTAATTTTATTATGCCTTTTTTCTAAAAAAAAATCATTGGTTTTTAACAAAACATTATTTTTCTTTCTATTAATCTCTACTTTAAACATTTCATTAAGAGCTTTATAAGAAATTTTAGTTACAATTCCCTCTGAATTTAAAATTTTAAAAATCAATCTAAACACTAAATACTTAGGGAAATCTAAAAAAGTTTTTATATCAAAAGAATAATAGTATTTACCTTTCTCAACAGGAAAAAATTCATCTTTTTCAAAATAATTTGCAAATTCCTTTGAAAATTCAGATATCCTTTTAAGACATTTTTCATATCCTTTAAAAACCTTTCCTATAGAGGGTAGCAAATTATTTCTAACTCTATTTCTTAGGTATAAATTTTGAGAATTTGTACTATCAACAAAAACTCTAATATTATTCAAAGATAAAAAATTTTCAATTTCTAGTCTTGAAACTTCTAGCAAGGGTCTTATAATATTTCCATTGACACTAGGAATACCTGCAAGGCCATCCAAAAAAGATCCTTGAAAAAATCTCATAATTATTGTTTCAATTTGATCGTTCTCGTTATGAGCAAGCGCAATATAATTTGCATCATTTTCTTTAAGAGCATTTTCTAAAGCATTATATCTACATTTCCTTGCAAGCTCTTCAATAGATACTCCCAGCCTAATTGCTTCACTTTTTATATCTATATCACATTTCTTAATTTGTAAAGCAATGTTATAAAAATCACAAAACTCCTTTACATGCTCTATTTCTTGATTTTGTTCATTATCAGCTCTGATAAAATGAGCAAAATAAAATGCAACAATATTATTTCTCAAATAATATTTTAAATTCAACAATAAAGTTGTAGAATCAGTCCCTCCAGAAAAAGCAACAATAACACGACTTTTATTTAAAGAATTTTTTTTATAAAATTCATCTATTTTAATTTGTATATTATCGTCTAAAAAATGCATTAAAAATTACTAGAATTTATTTTTTGAACCTTATTTTTAAAATTTGCCTCACTAATATCAATTACCTCATCACTTAAAAAATCATACAATTTTTCAAGCCTATCTATTTCGTCCTTGCAAAATCTAGAAAGAACAAAGCTCTTTATGTCCCGCATAACATTATTTCCAACTCCAATATAAAGTCTACTGTAATTAGAGCTTCCAAGAACACTTGAAATCGACTTAAGACCATTATGAGTAGACATACTGCCTCGCTCTTTAAGTCTGCATTTCCCCAAAGGAAGATCAACATTATCAAGAACCACTAATAAATTCTTTACGCACATATAAAAATCTGAAAATATCGAAGGAAATAAAGATCCGCTTAAATTCATATAAGTTAATGGCTTAACCAAAACTACTCGTCTAGAAATCATTCTTAACTCTGAATATTCATATTTTTTTTTTCTCTTTAAGCAAAGGCCGTTCTTAGAAACAATTTTATCTAAAAGAGAAAAACCAACATTATGTCTGGTTAAAGAAAATTCTAATCCAGGGTTTCCTAATCCAAGTATTAACAACCCCATAAAATCACTTTATAATAACAACTTCCAAATTCTCATCACTTTCTGCAAGCCTAACATTAGAAGGCAATAGAAGATCTTTAAGAAGGACTCTATCTCCTTTGTTAACAGGAGTTAAATCAAGCTCTATGAATTCTGGCAAATCTAAGGGTAAAGACCTTACCTTAACTTGCTCTTTTAAAACAGTCAAAATTCCACCCTCTTTAACCCCAATAGAAGCCCCAATAAGCTTAATAGGAATATACTTTTCAAGCTCAACTCGCTTATCTACTTCGTAAAAATCAATATGATAAATGAGCTTGCTGGCAATATTTTCTGCAACATCTTTAACAAAAACACATCTTTCAAACTTGCCGTCATCTAATATCAAGACAGTATTATCTGTAAACTTTGCAAATTTTTTATTAAATTCACTACTATTAATTT
This window contains:
- the ftsH gene encoding ATP-dependent zinc metalloprotease FtsH, giving the protein MNGNSNMNNNGKSNNKKKNKNWILGLVVIFLISAIFMSYFVRGGESYKNVPYSTFQSYLDNGLVESVVIIDKNLIQFVVKGSNFVKSYFSTSIPYLDINLLSELKSKKVELSSGKSQASLIGVLLQTLPWILFFIFFFFIFRQTQGGGGKVFTFGKSNAQKYEAGKNKITFKDVAGQEEVKQELREVVEFLKNPKKFEKIGAKIPKGVLLVGSPGTGKTLLAKAVAGEAGVSFFHMSGSDFVEMFVGVGASRVRDLFDNARKNSPCIIFIDELDAVGRSRGAGLGGGHDEREQTLNQLLVEMDGFGTHTNVIVMAATNRPDVLDSALLRPGRFDRQVTVSLPDIKEREAILNIHSSKTKLSKNINLQVIARATPGASGADLANLINEAALIAARNNQDEILMKDMEEARDKILMGVAKKSMTITDKQKLETAYHEAGHALLHYYLEHADPLHKVTIIPRGRALGVAFSLPREDRLSINKHQILDKIKICYGGYASEQINLGVTTAGVQNDLMQATSLAKKMVTEWGMGEEVGPIFLVDDEAPIFLPKEFSKSKAYSENTADKVDREVKRILEECLKEASDILVKHKDQLVKLAKELVLKETLTDKEVRELLGFEASKDEYELFAVESTAKEVKEEDIKG
- the pth gene encoding aminoacyl-tRNA hydrolase, producing MGLLILGLGNPGLEFSLTRHNVGFSLLDKIVSKNGLCLKRKKKYEYSELRMISRRVVLVKPLTYMNLSGSLFPSIFSDFYMCVKNLLVVLDNVDLPLGKCRLKERGSMSTHNGLKSISSVLGSSNYSRLYIGVGNNVMRDIKSFVLSRFCKDEIDRLEKLYDFLSDEVIDISEANFKNKVQKINSSNF
- a CDS encoding 50S ribosomal protein L25/general stress protein Ctc, whose translation is MENSRVLSCKYRSSFGSSNARRIRAKCEIPAVVYGQGNDVLHLKINSSEFNKKFAKFTDNTVLILDDGKFERCVFVKDVAENIASKLIYHIDFYEVDKRVELEKYIPIKLIGASIGVKEGGILTVLKEQVKVRSLPLDLPEFIELDLTPVNKGDRVLLKDLLLPSNVRLAESDENLEVVIIK
- the tilS gene encoding tRNA lysidine(34) synthetase TilS, with the protein product MHFLDDNIQIKIDEFYKKNSLNKSRVIVAFSGGTDSTTLLLNLKYYLRNNIVAFYFAHFIRADNEQNQEIEHVKEFCDFYNIALQIKKCDIDIKSEAIRLGVSIEELARKCRYNALENALKENDANYIALAHNENDQIETIIMRFFQGSFLDGLAGIPSVNGNIIRPLLEVSRLEIENFLSLNNIRVFVDSTNSQNLYLRNRVRNNLLPSIGKVFKGYEKCLKRISEFSKEFANYFEKDEFFPVEKGKYYYSFDIKTFLDFPKYLVFRLIFKILNSEGIVTKISYKALNEMFKVEINRKKNNVLLKTNDFFLEKRHNKINLIFKRDEKFYKPFDFILEVGKWHSLSLGKILLKCLECDTASVSRLKCCSYEFRHKFFKDKLKAKKFFSKFIRCNPIYLILLALDNRLIGVIDLNTLNLVWSEKSILKKISISLIGGLLKE